Proteins encoded by one window of Synechococcus sp. MVIR-18-1:
- a CDS encoding YggT family protein produces MDLSFVSTFLQIIAQTLQIYSFVLIVRVLLTWFPNVDMGNPVLSTVSSITDPYLNAFRGLIPPLGGLDLSAILAFVALSLMQQLLVSASYAFAGGFGNYG; encoded by the coding sequence ATGGATTTGAGTTTTGTTTCCACCTTTCTTCAGATCATTGCCCAGACGCTACAGATTTATTCGTTTGTCTTAATCGTTCGAGTGCTTCTCACCTGGTTCCCAAATGTGGATATGGGGAACCCAGTGCTTAGCACCGTGAGTTCGATTACCGACCCCTACCTCAATGCCTTTCGGGGCCTGATCCCTCCACTAGGAGGGCTGGATCTTTCTGCCATTCTCGCCTTCGTTGCCCTGAGCTTGATGCAGCAGCTCCTGGTGTCCGCCAGTTACGCGTTTGCCGGTGGCTTTGGCAACTACGGCTAA
- the ilvA gene encoding threonine ammonia-lyase, biosynthetic produces the protein MDHYLPRILRARVYDVARETPLELANNLSRRLGNSVWLKREDLQPVFSFKLRGAYNRMAQLSEAELKLGVIASSAGNHAQGVALSASHLGCRAVIVMPVTTPGVKVDAVRQLGAEVVLHGETYDEAYAEARSRSEAEQLCFIHPFDDPEVIAGQGTVGMEILRQCHQPPDAIYVAVGGGGLIGGIAVYVKSLWPDVQIIGVEPHDAAAMTLSLEAGERIRLPQVGLFADGVAVREVGEHTFALAQKYVDDIVTVSTDEICAAIKDVFEDTRSILEPAGALAIAGLKADVSRRSLQNQNLVAVACGANINFARLRFVAERAELGEEREAMLAVEIPERPGSLRCLCELLADRSLTEFSYRMGAGDQAHIFMGVQVSGPDDRATLIDHLKAHGYACLDLSDDELSKVHLRHMVGGRLPASSSASNVQELLYRFEFPERPGALMRFVTALHRDWSISIFHYRNHGADVGRIVVGVLVSTDDLKDWQSFLSDLGYSSWEETSNPAYQLFLGG, from the coding sequence ATGGATCATTATTTGCCGAGGATCCTGCGCGCCCGCGTCTATGACGTGGCCAGGGAAACCCCTTTAGAACTTGCCAACAACCTGAGCCGAAGGTTGGGCAACAGCGTTTGGTTGAAACGGGAAGACCTTCAACCCGTCTTCTCCTTCAAGTTGCGTGGTGCATACAACCGAATGGCTCAACTTTCTGAAGCTGAGCTGAAACTCGGGGTGATCGCCTCAAGTGCTGGAAATCATGCACAAGGAGTGGCACTTAGTGCATCTCACCTCGGTTGTAGAGCCGTGATCGTGATGCCGGTCACCACCCCTGGCGTGAAAGTTGATGCTGTCCGCCAGTTGGGAGCAGAGGTGGTCCTGCATGGTGAGACTTACGACGAGGCCTATGCGGAGGCCAGGTCACGCAGCGAAGCGGAACAACTTTGCTTTATCCATCCGTTTGACGATCCGGAGGTGATTGCTGGACAGGGAACGGTGGGCATGGAGATCCTCCGACAGTGCCATCAGCCACCCGATGCGATTTATGTGGCTGTGGGTGGTGGTGGTTTGATCGGCGGAATCGCCGTGTACGTGAAAAGTCTCTGGCCTGACGTTCAAATCATTGGTGTTGAACCCCACGACGCTGCCGCCATGACGCTGTCGTTAGAGGCCGGTGAACGCATTCGATTGCCACAGGTGGGTCTATTTGCAGATGGAGTCGCTGTCCGTGAGGTGGGTGAGCACACCTTTGCTTTGGCCCAGAAGTACGTTGATGACATCGTCACGGTGAGCACCGATGAAATCTGTGCAGCCATCAAAGATGTTTTTGAAGACACCCGTTCGATTCTCGAACCGGCAGGTGCCCTCGCGATTGCGGGACTCAAGGCTGATGTAAGCCGGCGGTCGCTTCAGAATCAAAACCTTGTTGCTGTTGCCTGTGGAGCGAACATCAATTTCGCGCGCCTGCGCTTCGTTGCTGAGCGTGCCGAATTAGGTGAGGAACGTGAAGCGATGCTCGCCGTAGAAATCCCCGAGCGTCCGGGAAGTCTTCGCTGCCTATGTGAATTGCTGGCAGACCGGAGCCTGACTGAATTTTCCTATCGAATGGGGGCTGGTGATCAGGCCCACATTTTCATGGGCGTTCAGGTGAGCGGGCCCGATGACAGAGCGACTTTGATCGACCATCTCAAAGCGCACGGTTATGCCTGCCTAGATCTCAGTGACGATGAACTCTCGAAGGTGCATCTCCGGCACATGGTTGGGGGTCGACTCCCCGCGAGTTCATCGGCCAGCAATGTTCAGGAGCTGCTTTATCGCTTTGAGTTTCCAGAGCGCCCAGGGGCCTTAATGCGCTTCGTGACGGCCTTGCATCGCGACTGGAGCATCAGCATTTTCCACTACAGAAATCATGGAGCTGATGTTGGTCGGATTGTGGTCGGTGTTCTTGTTAGCACCGATGATCTCAAGGACTGGCAATCCTTCCTAAGTGACCTTGGTTACAGCAGTTGGGAAGAAACAAGTAATCCTGCTTACCAACTCTTTCTTGGTGGATGA
- the scpB gene encoding SMC-Scp complex subunit ScpB → MQEFNLSLPARLEAILYLKGKALSLSELAELADASEKEAEQGLLALVAGYAQRDTALEIHENSGRYSLQLRAGLGELVRNLLPVNLSTATLRTLATIALKRRILQSELVELRGSGAYDHIKELLSQNFIERKRQSEGRSYWLSLSEKFHRTFSVLPDRGISEPDQAA, encoded by the coding sequence ATGCAGGAGTTCAATCTCTCTCTTCCAGCTCGCTTGGAGGCCATCCTCTACCTGAAGGGAAAAGCCCTCTCCCTTTCGGAGTTGGCTGAGCTAGCTGACGCCAGTGAAAAAGAAGCTGAACAGGGCTTACTCGCGTTGGTTGCTGGTTATGCCCAACGGGATACGGCTTTAGAAATTCATGAAAACAGCGGACGTTACAGCCTTCAGCTTCGGGCTGGTCTTGGAGAACTGGTTCGTAATCTTCTACCGGTCAATCTGTCCACCGCAACGCTGAGAACGCTTGCAACGATTGCCTTGAAACGACGAATTCTTCAGTCGGAGCTCGTTGAATTAAGGGGGTCAGGCGCCTACGACCACATCAAAGAGCTGCTCAGTCAGAACTTCATTGAACGCAAACGCCAAAGCGAGGGGCGCTCGTATTGGCTCAGCCTTTCTGAAAAGTTTCATCGCACATTTTCTGTGCTTCCTGATAGAGGGATCTCAGAACCAGACCAGGCTGCATAA
- a CDS encoding nucleoside triphosphate pyrophosphohydrolase family protein → MDLNAYQAAARLTALYPDAGSNPIYPTLGLTGEAGEVADKVKKVLRDRAGHFDDEVRAEIALELGDVLWYVAQLASELGYELEDVANQNLSKLRDRSARGQLKGSGDHR, encoded by the coding sequence ATGGACCTGAATGCCTATCAGGCCGCTGCACGGCTCACCGCTCTGTACCCAGATGCTGGCAGCAATCCCATCTATCCAACCCTCGGACTGACTGGTGAGGCGGGGGAGGTCGCAGACAAAGTGAAAAAGGTGCTACGCGATCGAGCAGGACACTTTGACGATGAGGTAAGAGCTGAGATTGCCCTGGAGCTGGGTGATGTGCTCTGGTACGTCGCTCAACTAGCCAGCGAACTTGGGTATGAGCTGGAGGATGTGGCCAACCAAAACCTCAGCAAATTGCGTGATCGTTCAGCGCGTGGGCAGCTGAAAGGGAGCGGCGATCATCGCTGA
- the pyk gene encoding pyruvate kinase → MAQIDLTRRTKIVATIGPATESPERIRELIQAGATTFRLNFSHGDHSEHAERIATIRQVAHELGAHIGILQDLQGPKIRLGRFEEGPITLAKGDQFALTAKQVRCNQTVATVTYDKLAEEVSAGSRILLDDGRVEMKVERVDAVDQTLHCSVTVPGVLSNNKGVNFPDVQLSVRALTTKDRQDLAFGLQQGVDWVALSFVRNPSDMQEIRELIRKHGYTTPVVAKIEKFEAIDQIDAILPLCDGVMVARGDLGVEMPAEEVPLLQKDLIHKANSLGIPIITATQMLDSMASSPRPTRAEVSDVANAILDGTDAVMLSNETAVGDFPVEAVETMATIARRIERDYPQRPIDTHLPSTIPNAISGAVSSIARQLNAAAILPLTKSGATAHNVSKFRPSTPILAITSEVNVARKLQLVWGVSPLLIETQKSTTATFTLAMAYAQELGVVKDGDLCVQTAGTLAGISGSTDLIKVGIVSAVLGRGTGFGSGSVSGKVRIAMSASDCARLEPGDILVARETTADYLDGIREAAAVITEQPGEDSHAAVIAKRLGVPVITGVVNATQDLREGEVVTLHVKDGLVHRGTGSNVAMKLDTML, encoded by the coding sequence ATGGCCCAGATCGATCTAACCCGTAGAACCAAGATCGTGGCCACCATTGGGCCCGCAACGGAAAGCCCTGAAAGGATCCGTGAACTGATTCAAGCCGGAGCGACCACGTTTCGACTGAACTTCTCCCATGGAGATCACAGCGAGCACGCTGAAAGGATCGCCACGATTCGACAGGTGGCCCACGAATTGGGAGCCCACATCGGCATCCTTCAGGATCTTCAGGGTCCAAAGATCCGCTTAGGTCGGTTCGAAGAAGGTCCGATCACGCTCGCGAAAGGTGATCAATTCGCACTCACGGCTAAGCAGGTGCGTTGCAATCAGACGGTTGCAACGGTCACCTACGACAAGCTGGCCGAAGAAGTGTCTGCTGGAAGTCGCATCCTTCTTGATGACGGTCGCGTTGAAATGAAGGTTGAGCGAGTCGATGCCGTCGACCAGACCCTTCACTGCTCGGTCACGGTTCCTGGCGTGTTGTCCAACAACAAGGGGGTGAATTTCCCTGATGTGCAGCTCTCTGTAAGAGCTCTCACCACAAAAGATCGTCAGGATCTCGCCTTTGGTCTTCAGCAGGGTGTGGACTGGGTCGCGCTGAGCTTCGTGCGCAACCCCTCTGACATGCAGGAGATCAGAGAACTGATTCGTAAGCACGGTTACACCACTCCTGTGGTCGCAAAAATCGAAAAGTTCGAAGCGATTGATCAAATTGACGCGATCTTGCCGCTTTGTGATGGCGTGATGGTGGCCCGTGGAGATCTAGGGGTTGAAATGCCCGCAGAAGAGGTTCCTCTCCTTCAAAAAGATCTGATCCACAAAGCCAACAGCCTCGGGATTCCGATCATTACGGCAACTCAGATGCTCGATTCCATGGCTTCGAGCCCTAGACCTACGCGTGCCGAGGTGAGTGACGTTGCCAACGCCATCCTTGATGGCACTGATGCCGTGATGCTGTCCAATGAAACCGCCGTAGGTGACTTTCCTGTTGAGGCCGTTGAGACGATGGCGACGATCGCCAGACGGATCGAACGCGATTATCCCCAACGGCCCATTGATACCCATCTGCCGAGCACGATTCCGAATGCGATCAGTGGGGCAGTGAGCAGCATTGCTCGCCAGCTCAATGCCGCGGCGATTTTGCCCTTAACCAAAAGTGGTGCCACCGCTCATAACGTCAGTAAATTCAGGCCCTCTACTCCCATCCTTGCGATCACCAGCGAAGTCAATGTGGCGCGCAAACTTCAATTGGTTTGGGGTGTGTCACCACTGCTGATTGAAACCCAGAAGAGCACCACCGCGACCTTCACCTTGGCGATGGCTTACGCCCAAGAGCTTGGTGTGGTGAAAGACGGTGATCTTTGCGTGCAAACAGCGGGAACACTGGCTGGAATTAGTGGCTCTACAGATTTGATCAAAGTGGGGATTGTGAGTGCTGTTCTCGGTCGAGGTACGGGCTTTGGAAGTGGCTCTGTTAGCGGAAAAGTACGCATAGCGATGTCTGCAAGTGATTGCGCCCGACTCGAACCAGGAGACATCCTTGTGGCTCGTGAAACGACAGCTGACTACCTCGACGGCATTCGTGAAGCTGCAGCTGTCATCACAGAACAACCTGGAGAGGATTCTCACGCTGCCGTCATCGCCAAACGACTGGGCGTTCCAGTGATCACAGGGGTGGTCAATGCCACGCAAGACCTTAGAGAAGGCGAAGTTGTCACCTTGCACGTGAAAGATGGTTTGGTTCATCGGGGTACCGGCAGCAACGTGGCGATGAAATTAGACACCATGCTCTGA